AAAAAGTGTTGAATTGCATCTTCTGGAGGAGCATATTGTACTTGAAAAAATCATTGAGATCCGTAAAGCGCTTCCTAAAACAGGATGCATAAAGTTGTATAAAGAACTCAATAATGGCTTTTTACAGGCCCATGGTATCACTATGGGAAGAGATGCGGTATTTGAATTCGTACGTTCTAATGGAATGTTGATCAAGACAAAAAAGAAATGGGTTCGTACAACAAATTCTTTTCACCGGTTTAAAGTTCATCCTGATCTGGTGCAGCGCAGGCCAGCGATACATGCTGAAGAAATATGGGTAAGCGATATTACTTATCTGCGTACCAGTACTTGTTTTCTTTATTTATCACTAATCACAGATGCCTATTCAAGAAAGATCGTAGGTCATCATTTGGCGACTGATTTAAAGGCAATCGGATGTATTAAAGCATTAAATCTAGCCTTAAAAGGAAGATTGTATCCAAACAGACCCCTTATTCATCACTCAGACAGAGGAACTCAATATTGTTGCGATGACTATGTGACCATGCTTAAAGACAATGGAATACAAATCAGTATGACTCAGACAGGCAGTCCATATGATAATGCAATAGCAGAAAGAGTGAATGGAATACTGAAAATGGAACTAGGGTTGGAAAAGACCTTTAAAAATGTAGCCCAGGCGAAAGTATCAGTAGAACTGGCTATGGATAAATACAATAATTTAAGAATGCATTCCAGTTGCGAATTCCAAACCCCACAGCTGACTCACATGGTGGAGAATATCGTTCCAAAACAACAAAAAACACAATCCTTACTGCCTATGTAAACTCAAAACAGGAAAATCAGCATTTTTGGGTAAACTTATATCAGTAATAAAATTTATCATTGTAAACCTATATCAGTAAAACAAAAAAACTACGTAAACACTAATCAGTAATTTACTTTCTGTATGTAAACTTATTGCAGTATAAGACACTCTGTAATGAGTCTGGATCTGGGAGGTAGTTGCGAGGTAGTTACGAGGTAGTTGAAAGGTTAAAACAATAATGCAACTACCTCTCAGGTACCTTTCAACTACCTCGCAACTACCTTCCAACCCCGGAGTCTGTACGGAGGATCCCCGAAGCATTTCAGGTTACAAAAAACGTTTAATATAGGCTTGCTTAGACCTAATTTTCCTACTTTTGAACATGAAACAATTTAATCTGCTTCTGGCAGGCTTTCTTTTGCTTGCCTCATCTTGTACTGCACAAACAAAAAACTACATTTCTTTTGGGAGCGTTCAGGAACTAAGAGACTTTTTGAACAGAAAGACACCAGGATATCCGCTGATCAGCGCACATAGAGGCGGGCCTATGAAAGGTTTTCCTGAAAACTGTATTGCAACTTTTGAAAATGCGACAAGCTATCAACCCGTAGTTATTGAGTTTGACGTGACATTGAGTAAAGACTCTGTGTTGGTGATCATGCATGATGATAAACTGGATAGAACCAGTAACGGAACTGGATTTATCCGGGACTATACTTATGCGGAGTTACAGAAACTCCACTTAAAAGACAATTTCGGAACATTAACGTCCTATAAGATCCCTACTTTAACTGAGGTGCTGAAATGGGGGAAAGGAAAAGTGTTGTTTACCATTGATGTAAAAAGGGGAGTTCCTTTTTCGAAAATCATTGAACAAGTCCGCAAAACGCAATCTGAATCCAATTCTATCGTCATTACCTATAATGATAACCAGGCCGTAGAAGTGCATAAGCTGGCCCCTGATCTGATGATTTCTGTTTCAGCAAAATATAGTAATGATTTAGAAAGGCTAAAATCTAAAGGTGTTCCATACGACAGGATGGTTGCATTTGTCGGAACTGGTGGGTTCGATCAAAAAGGCTTTTGGGCATTGCATCAGAGGGAAATCTCCTGTATTATGGGAACAATGGGTAACCTGGATCGGCGGGCGATGACCAGGAAAAACATAAAATACTATTACATGTACGCAAATAGTGGTGCAGATATGATTTCCACGGATAACCTAATCATGGCCGGTAAGGAATTGAATCAATATAGAAAAGATAAAAAGATCAGTTCTGTACACGTTAAAAAAATAAAATAAATTGAGCATTCAGGTAAGCACATTGGCCAAACATTACGGTCAGCAGAAAGCAGTAGATGGAATTAGCTTTGAAGCTAAACCAGGGAAAATTCTTGGCTTTTTAGGTCCGAATGGTGCGGGGAAATCTACCACCATGAGGATGCTGACGGGCTACCTGAAACCCACATCAGGCAGCGCAGAGATTTGTGGTTTTGATACCCGGAAAGATAGTCTTGAAGTCAGGCGTGTGATGGGCTACCTGCCGGAAAATACACCGCTATATGCAGATATGTATGTGCAGGAGTTTTTATTATTCGTAGCCAATACTTATCAATTGAAAGATGCGGCACTGCGTGTAAAAGAAACTATAGAAACAGTAGGCCTCTCTCCGGAACAACATAAAAAGATTTCCATGTTATCTAAAGGGTACCGACAGAGAGTTGGGCTGGCCCAGGCAATTATCCATAATCCGCAGGTATTGATTCTTGATGAGCCAACCTCAGGACTGGATCCAAATCAACTGACCGACATCAGGGAATTGATCAAACAGCTTGGGAAAGACAAGACGGTAATCCTTTCCACGCATATCATGCAGGAAGTAGAAGCGATCTGCGATGAAGTGGTCATCATCAACAACGGTAAAATTGTAGCCAATGCTACAATAACTGATCTTAAAAGAGAACACCAAATGACTTCTTTAGAGGATATTTTCAGGAAATTGACCTCCTGATTAATTTTTTTTCATGAGTTTGTAACGATTGGCCAAGTTTTTGCATCTAAGGGTTGATTTTATATCAGTAATATAAATTTAAATTTAAACACATGAAAAAATTATTTTTACTAACAGCAATCGTAGGTATTTTCGCATTCACTAACGCTAGTGCACAAAAAGATGCTGCAATGAATGGCCCTAAGTTAGGTATAGGTGCTGATTTCGCGTTTCCAATGGGTGACTTTGGTGATATTTCCAAATTTGGTGTTGGAGGATCGTTATTGTACCAACATCCAGTTGCTCCAAATTTGAACTTAACAGCAAGTGCTGGTTATTTGAGCTTCAAATATAAGGACATCATTGGAGGTGGAAATTCTGGTTTTGTTCCTGTGAAAGTAGGTGCGAGATATTTTGTAGCTGAAAACTTTTATTTGAACGGAGAACTAGGTGCTTCATTTGGAACAGGAGATTTTAACGATGGAACTGCTTTCGTTTACTCACCTGGTATCGGTGTTGAGTTTCCTGTAGCTGACAAATCTTCTATTGACTTAGGTGCTCGTTATGAAGGATGGTCTAATAATGGAACACTTTCATTCATTGGTCTAAGAGCTGCATTTAACTTCGGTTTGTAGAACTTAATCTATTAAAACTTACAGATCCTGCTAAAGGATCTCTTCAAAGCTTTCCTGTTTACAGGAAGGCTTTCTTGTTTTGTTTTGCTGAAAATCGAATTTTATTCTATAATATCGCCATAAATTAAAATACTGAATTTGAAAAAGCGATTATTGCTGGCAACAATTGCCGCATTTTTTACAGTTAAGACGAGTATGGCTCAAACCGGTGATCCAGCAATGGAAGGATCTAAATTCGGACTTGGTGCTGATTTTGCCTTTCCTATGGGAGCTTTTAAAGACCAGACAAATTATGGAGTTGGAGCTTCCCTTTTATACCAGCATCCCATTGCCAAAAACCTAAACATTACCGGAAATGTCGGCTACCTGGAATTACAGGGAAAGAAGACGATTATAAATCTTAAATATACGGAAGGATTCATACCAGTAAAGGCCGGTGCCAGGTACTTTCTTGCAGAAAATATCTACGGAGGAGCTGAACTTGGGGTCTCCATTTCCACAGCCAGTGGTAATGGTAGCGGAACTTCATTTATTTATGTCCCTTCTGCAGGAGTGGAATTTCCGGTATCGGATACGGGATCTGTCGATGTGGGTATCCGTTATGAAAGCTGGACCAGAAGTAGCAATACCCGTTCTTTTATTGGTATCAGAGCAGGATATAATTTTTAATTTTCTAACTTCGGCATCGTTAATTAAAATGCATGTACGCCGTATTTAAAAGGGAATTGTTTAGCTTGTTGAACTCGCTGATGGCTTATATTACCATCGGGGTTTTTCTATTGGCCTGTGGGTTGTTGTTGTGGTTTTTTCCAGATACTTCGATCCTGGAATATGGGTATGCTGAGCTCAGCAGCTTTTTTAACCTAGCCCCCTTTTTGTTTCTGTTCCTTATCCCCGCCATCACCATGCGCTCTTTTGCAGAAGAAAGAAGGGAGGGGACCTATATTTTACTTGCAACCAGACCGCTTACCGACTGGCAGATTATAATGGCCAAATACCTGGCCTGTTTTGTACTGGTACTCTTCGCCTTGATTCCTACTTTGATCTATTGTTATTCCGTATCAAAACTGGCTTTACCAGCAGGTAATATTGATACCGGAGCTATTATCGGCTCATATATAGGTTTGTTGTTGCTCAGTGCTGCATTCCTTGCGGTAGGTATCTTTGCCTCTTCAATCACAAAAAATCAGGTCGTCGCATTCGCCCTGGCAGTATTCGTTTGTTTTATTGCCTACAGCGGATTTGATGCCATGAGCCAGATTTTTGGCTTTCGTGCAATCGAAAATATACTGCTGAATTTAAGTGTAAATGAACATTATCAATCTATGGGCAGAGGAGTTCTGGATACCAGGGATCTGATTTATTTCCTCACTTTCGTGTTGGCGTTCCTGGGCTTGACTAAACTGGTGATAGGAGGTCGTAAATGGTAAGCAACAGACGAAAATTGTTCCACATACTGGCCTTCACCGGAGGTTTAATTCTGCTGAATATTCTGGCTCAATTCGCCTATACCAGGATTGATTTTACAAAAGAAAAGCGGTTTACTTTAACCCCTAAATCAAAAGCAATTCTCGGAAAAATCAATACGCCGCTTACCATTACTGTATTTCTTGAAGGTGACCTGCCAGCTCCTTTTAAACGTTTGAAAAATGCAACCAGAGATTTGCTGGCGGATTATAAAGCCTATGCAGGGAAGGAAATAAAAGTGGTGTTCAAAGACCCACTTTCAGGACTTTCTATCGAAGAACAGGATACGGTGATCAATAATTTATACCAATCCGGCATTGAACCCACAACGATAAACATAAAAAATGATGCTGGTTTTGCACAAAAGATGGTCTTTCCTATGGCCATGCTGGAAACAGAAAGCCAGCAGCTTCCCCTGAAGTTGCTGCAGAACCTCAATGCTAGCGGAAGTTATGAAGAGAACATCAATAACTCCATTCAGAACCTCGAATACCTGTTTACAGCTGCCATACAGAAAGTACTTAGTAATGATCATCCCAGGATTGGTTTTACAGAGGGGAACGGGGAATTGTCAGACCTTTCCTTAAATGATGCGATCAACAGCCTTTCCGAAAGTTATGAAGTAGGAAGGGTAAACCTGAATACCATAGATGCTTCGGGCCTGGATAAATTGAAATTGTTAATCATCGCAAAGCCACAACAAGCGTTTACCGAAGCAGAAAAATACAAGATTAACTATTTTGTAATGAAGGGGGGAAGGGTGGTCTGGGCGATAGATCAGGTAAGTGCAGACCTGGATAGTTTAAAAGGTTCCG
This region of Pedobacter steynii genomic DNA includes:
- a CDS encoding IS3 family transposase — encoded protein: MISELRGTRKYYSIALLCATFDYTRQAWYNHLKSVELHLLEEHIVLEKIIEIRKALPKTGCIKLYKELNNGFLQAHGITMGRDAVFEFVRSNGMLIKTKKKWVRTTNSFHRFKVHPDLVQRRPAIHAEEIWVSDITYLRTSTCFLYLSLITDAYSRKIVGHHLATDLKAIGCIKALNLALKGRLYPNRPLIHHSDRGTQYCCDDYVTMLKDNGIQISMTQTGSPYDNAIAERVNGILKMELGLEKTFKNVAQAKVSVELAMDKYNNLRMHSSCEFQTPQLTHMVENIVPKQQKTQSLLPM
- the gldF gene encoding gliding motility-associated ABC transporter permease subunit GldF is translated as MYAVFKRELFSLLNSLMAYITIGVFLLACGLLLWFFPDTSILEYGYAELSSFFNLAPFLFLFLIPAITMRSFAEERREGTYILLATRPLTDWQIIMAKYLACFVLVLFALIPTLIYCYSVSKLALPAGNIDTGAIIGSYIGLLLLSAAFLAVGIFASSITKNQVVAFALAVFVCFIAYSGFDAMSQIFGFRAIENILLNLSVNEHYQSMGRGVLDTRDLIYFLTFVLAFLGLTKLVIGGRKW
- the gldG gene encoding gliding motility-associated ABC transporter substrate-binding protein GldG, yielding MFHILAFTGGLILLNILAQFAYTRIDFTKEKRFTLTPKSKAILGKINTPLTITVFLEGDLPAPFKRLKNATRDLLADYKAYAGKEIKVVFKDPLSGLSIEEQDTVINNLYQSGIEPTTINIKNDAGFAQKMVFPMAMLETESQQLPLKLLQNLNASGSYEENINNSIQNLEYLFTAAIQKVLSNDHPRIGFTEGNGELSDLSLNDAINSLSESYEVGRVNLNTIDASGLDKLKLLIIAKPQQAFTEAEKYKINYFVMKGGRVVWAIDQVSADLDSLKGSGEQLAFNKKLNIDDLLFMYGARVNYNLIADANCVEIPLSMGQQGQIELAPWVYYPLMMPDTAHNLVRNIDAIRSEFASTVDTIGVKGLKKTVILHSSPFNKIFNTPKLLSLQMVAEQPDPRDYASIPQTLGILIEGTFPSVFLNRAVPEGVTGNYNVPAQSKNTKMIVIGDGDVFKNQLSSKDGSAFPLGFDRYTQKNYGNKALLLNIADYLSNEDNLIALRNKEVKIRLLDKAGLRTEKLQWQIINMALPLFLLISFAIFQHYYRKHKYTR
- a CDS encoding outer membrane beta-barrel protein — encoded protein: MKKLFLLTAIVGIFAFTNASAQKDAAMNGPKLGIGADFAFPMGDFGDISKFGVGGSLLYQHPVAPNLNLTASAGYLSFKYKDIIGGGNSGFVPVKVGARYFVAENFYLNGELGASFGTGDFNDGTAFVYSPGIGVEFPVADKSSIDLGARYEGWSNNGTLSFIGLRAAFNFGL
- a CDS encoding outer membrane beta-barrel protein, which gives rise to MKKRLLLATIAAFFTVKTSMAQTGDPAMEGSKFGLGADFAFPMGAFKDQTNYGVGASLLYQHPIAKNLNITGNVGYLELQGKKTIINLKYTEGFIPVKAGARYFLAENIYGGAELGVSISTASGNGSGTSFIYVPSAGVEFPVSDTGSVDVGIRYESWTRSSNTRSFIGIRAGYNF
- a CDS encoding ATP-binding cassette domain-containing protein yields the protein MSIQVSTLAKHYGQQKAVDGISFEAKPGKILGFLGPNGAGKSTTMRMLTGYLKPTSGSAEICGFDTRKDSLEVRRVMGYLPENTPLYADMYVQEFLLFVANTYQLKDAALRVKETIETVGLSPEQHKKISMLSKGYRQRVGLAQAIIHNPQVLILDEPTSGLDPNQLTDIRELIKQLGKDKTVILSTHIMQEVEAICDEVVIINNGKIVANATITDLKREHQMTSLEDIFRKLTS
- a CDS encoding glycerophosphodiester phosphodiesterase family protein; its protein translation is MKQFNLLLAGFLLLASSCTAQTKNYISFGSVQELRDFLNRKTPGYPLISAHRGGPMKGFPENCIATFENATSYQPVVIEFDVTLSKDSVLVIMHDDKLDRTSNGTGFIRDYTYAELQKLHLKDNFGTLTSYKIPTLTEVLKWGKGKVLFTIDVKRGVPFSKIIEQVRKTQSESNSIVITYNDNQAVEVHKLAPDLMISVSAKYSNDLERLKSKGVPYDRMVAFVGTGGFDQKGFWALHQREISCIMGTMGNLDRRAMTRKNIKYYYMYANSGADMISTDNLIMAGKELNQYRKDKKISSVHVKKIK